In Humulus lupulus chromosome 7, drHumLupu1.1, whole genome shotgun sequence, the following are encoded in one genomic region:
- the LOC133792432 gene encoding uncharacterized protein LOC133792432 yields MQIKDFFIDGAEDDIQWRILSGKSRYPGHLPFLSRSAAIFRECFDPIVARSGRDLIPVMVYGIIPFFCKCIHPHRSIVVSVGLLRIFGHEVAELPIVATTREHQGKGYFQVLFSCIEKLLVSLNVENIVLPAAEEAESIWTNKFGFTKMSDDRLSKYMREVKFTIFKGTSMLEKAVQQQQHIIIPPE; encoded by the exons ATGCAAATAAAGGATTTTTTTATTGATGGAGCAGAGGATGATATTCAATGGCGAATTCTAAGTGGAAAAAGTCGATATCCAGGACATCTGCCATTTCTGTCAAGGTCTGCTGCTATTTTCCGG GAGTGTTTTGATCCTATTGTAGCAAGATCTGGTCGTGATTTGATTCCTGTTATGGTGTATGG TATAATACCCTTCTTCTGCAAATGCATCCATCCACACAGGTCTATTGTTGTATCAGTTGGTCTTCTTAGGATATTTGGTCATGAGGTAGCCGAGCTTCCCATAGTGGCGACAACTAGAGAACACCAAGGGAAA GGCTATTTCCAAGTATTATTTTCATGTATAGAGAAGTTGTTGGTTTCCCTGAATGTGGAAAACATTGTGCTTCCtgctgctgaggaagcagagtcAATCTGGACAAACAAGTTTGGATTCACAAAGATGAGTGATGATCGA CTGTCAAAGTATATGAGAGAGGTGAAGTTTACAATTTTCAAGGGAACATCCATGCTGGAAAAGGCAGTGCAGCAGCAACAACACATAATAATACCACCAGAATAG